The genome window CCAATAAAGTTCCAGAAGCAGATGAATACATTCAGAACCTTTAATGTTGTTGGCATTAAATTGGTTTTCTTTGTtcgttttttcttttaaaaagacttatcttttccaaggcttgtaaaatAACGAACACTGACTTCCTGGTATCGTCAAACGCAGAAgtggtagaaactattcaagtgtAGTAACATCATCTCGCTACATAGTGTCAGTAAGCGTCTACATCAAATGTGCAGAACGGGTTGTGTACAAATTTGTTTTACTTGAAACTATTCAACCCCCGttgtagaaaaacatgtttttttaaatgtacaaactGCCTATAAAAAAGTTAGTGATAATATTATTGCGTTGTATTTTTCATAGAACACCATTTGACCCTTGACTGTGATATCTGGCAGTGTTTTATGTTCACAttagaacaacaaaaaataaaaaataatcttgtTGTTTTGTTCTTCTTTCAGTGATTCACACACTGAAGTATTTCCTCACTGTgtcctctcaagttccaaacttcccagagTTTGTGAGTGTTGGTTATGTTGATGACGTTCAGATTGTTCGCTATGACAGCAACAGCAGGAAAGCTGAAGccaaacaggactggatgaacaaaatcacagcagaggaTCCAAAATACTGGGAGAGACAAACAGAGATCGGTGTCTTTAATGAGTTTGCCATCAAAAACGACATTGAAGTTCTTAAGAAGCGTTATAACCAAACTGaaggtttgtttatgttgaactttctaCTACTCAAATATATTTGATGTACTCTCTTAATACTGTAGTAAAACACATATTACTGCACTGATActtgtctctgtccatcccataataacctaacaaaatactgtgtgtgtgtcactctgctttacaacactttgtgtgTCTCAGGTGTTCACATTGTCCAGAAGATGTCTggatgtgaatggaatgatgagaccGATGAAGTGAAAGGTTGGAATCAGTTAAgttatgatggagaagatttCCTATCATTGGACATGAAGACATGGACATGGACCGCATCAAGACATCAAGCTTTCCCCTCCAAACTCAAGTGGGACCAGGACAAACTTCTActggactacataaagtattACTACACTGAGGAATGTTCTTTTTACTTGAAGAAGTATGTGAACTATGGGAAGGAggtcctaatgagaacaggtattagcacaccttttaacttgttcgcactccccctataggaacattactaacattacactctgtctctttatactctttctctccatccacaccttctccccacgttgtcttctgttcacacgtgacatcacttcctgtgcagagcttccagaggtgttcctcctccagaagacgccGTCCTCTCCGGTCAGctgcatggcgacaggtttctatCCCGACGCTGCCGACctgttttggaggaaagacggcgagcagATCTCCGAGGACGTGGAGCACGGAGAGATACTCCCCAACCCTGACGGGACCTTCCAGATGTCGGTGCACctgaaagtggaggtgacggccgaCGTGGAGGGCAAATACGAATGTGTGTTTCGGCTGTCTGGCGTCAAGGAGGACTtggtcaccaagctggagagaagaagcatcctgagcaacgcaagccatgaaggtgagaaatacacttttagttggaGATGTTTCCCATCAAAAGTCCACGTGTCACCATTCTTGGTCCATGTCACCATGACAACGCTTGATGTTTGTATGCAAAGttcattgataatgaacaataccaataagttacctctattatcaacaatacagttgttcaaatg of Nerophis lumbriciformis linkage group LG37, RoL_Nlum_v2.1, whole genome shotgun sequence contains these proteins:
- the LOC133577291 gene encoding major histocompatibility complex class I-related gene protein-like isoform X2 gives rise to the protein METIEGREDFFHLTPNLLISSLIGVQMHSVVSVIHTLKYFLTVSSQVPNFPEFVSVGYVDDVQIVRYDSNSRKAEAKQDWMNKITAEDPKYWERQTEIGVFNEFAIKNDIEVLKKRYNQTEGVHIVQKMSGCEWNDETDEVKGWNQLSYDGEDFLSLDMKTWTWTASRHQAFPSKLKWDQDKLLLDYIKYYYTEECSFYLKKYVNYGKEVLMRTELPEVFLLQKTPSSPVSCMATGFYPDAADLFWRKDGEQISEDVEHGEILPNPDGTFQMSVHLKVEVTADVEGKYECVFRLSGVKEDLVTKLERRSILSNASHEDNLSFTLSATAAVVAVAALLAAITMVRCHRNRPVLEGDDIISDPVQYQLGMSPVTTCSTLWR
- the LOC133577291 gene encoding major histocompatibility complex class I-related gene protein-like isoform X3, producing the protein METIEGREDFFHLTPNLLISSLIVIHTLKYFLTVSSQVPNFPEFVSVGYVDDVQIVRYDSNSRKAEAKQDWMNKITAEDPKYWERQTEIGVFNEFAIKNDIEVLKKRYNQTEGVHIVQKMSGCEWNDETDEVKGWNQLSYDGEDFLSLDMKTWTWTASRHQAFPSKLKWDQDKLLLDYIKYYYTEECSFYLKKYVNYGKEVLMRTELPEVFLLQKTPSSPVSCMATGFYPDAADLFWRKDGEQISEDVEHGEILPNPDGTFQMSVHLKVEVTADVEGKYECVFRLSGVKEDLVTKLERRSILSNASHEDNLSFTLSATAAVVAVAALLAAITMVRCHRNRPVLEGDDIISDPVQYQLGMSPVTTCSTLWR
- the LOC133577291 gene encoding major histocompatibility complex class I-related gene protein-like isoform X1; protein product: MAACQEQNEDLYRGYLCKMETIEGREDFFHLTPNLLISSLIGVQMHSVVSVIHTLKYFLTVSSQVPNFPEFVSVGYVDDVQIVRYDSNSRKAEAKQDWMNKITAEDPKYWERQTEIGVFNEFAIKNDIEVLKKRYNQTEGVHIVQKMSGCEWNDETDEVKGWNQLSYDGEDFLSLDMKTWTWTASRHQAFPSKLKWDQDKLLLDYIKYYYTEECSFYLKKYVNYGKEVLMRTELPEVFLLQKTPSSPVSCMATGFYPDAADLFWRKDGEQISEDVEHGEILPNPDGTFQMSVHLKVEVTADVEGKYECVFRLSGVKEDLVTKLERRSILSNASHEDNLSFTLSATAAVVAVAALLAAITMVRCHRNRPVLEGDDIISDPVQYQLGMSPVTTCSTLWR
- the LOC133577291 gene encoding major histocompatibility complex class I-related gene protein-like isoform X5, encoding MHSVVSVIHTLKYFLTVSSQVPNFPEFVSVGYVDDVQIVRYDSNSRKAEAKQDWMNKITAEDPKYWERQTEIGVFNEFAIKNDIEVLKKRYNQTEGVHIVQKMSGCEWNDETDEVKGWNQLSYDGEDFLSLDMKTWTWTASRHQAFPSKLKWDQDKLLLDYIKYYYTEECSFYLKKYVNYGKEVLMRTELPEVFLLQKTPSSPVSCMATGFYPDAADLFWRKDGEQISEDVEHGEILPNPDGTFQMSVHLKVEVTADVEGKYECVFRLSGVKEDLVTKLERRSILSNASHEDNLSFTLSATAAVVAVAALLAAITMVRCHRNRPVLEGDDIISDPVQYQLGMSPVTTCSTLWR
- the LOC133577291 gene encoding major histocompatibility complex class I-related gene protein-like isoform X4 — translated: MSGVQMHSVVSVIHTLKYFLTVSSQVPNFPEFVSVGYVDDVQIVRYDSNSRKAEAKQDWMNKITAEDPKYWERQTEIGVFNEFAIKNDIEVLKKRYNQTEGVHIVQKMSGCEWNDETDEVKGWNQLSYDGEDFLSLDMKTWTWTASRHQAFPSKLKWDQDKLLLDYIKYYYTEECSFYLKKYVNYGKEVLMRTELPEVFLLQKTPSSPVSCMATGFYPDAADLFWRKDGEQISEDVEHGEILPNPDGTFQMSVHLKVEVTADVEGKYECVFRLSGVKEDLVTKLERRSILSNASHEDNLSFTLSATAAVVAVAALLAAITMVRCHRNRPVLEGDDIISDPVQYQLGMSPVTTCSTLWR